Proteins encoded in a region of the Paenibacillus sp. W2I17 genome:
- a CDS encoding carbohydrate ABC transporter permease produces MYHKTTGYRVFSYFNYAFMILAGLACFLPLLHLLAQSLSSKAAISGNMVSFWPVGFNVDAYIKTFNNSNFNGAMLTSITRTVLGTTISMFILTCAGYALSKEFRGRNVLMWFFIFTMLFSGGLIPSYILITALGLKDTIWALVLPGAFGAYNLILLVNFFKTIPKALEEAAFIDGASFFVILSKIYLPLSLPGIATVSLFIMVGHWNSWFDGILYMSDASKYPLASFLQTVVVQSNMQNMAMSQSEVAAMSEQSIKAAQIFVSTLPIILVYPFLQRYFVKGIVLGAVKE; encoded by the coding sequence ATGTACCATAAGACGACAGGTTATAGAGTATTCTCCTATTTTAATTACGCGTTCATGATACTGGCGGGTCTGGCGTGTTTTCTTCCACTGCTTCATTTGTTGGCACAATCGCTAAGCAGTAAAGCGGCCATTAGCGGTAATATGGTTTCATTTTGGCCGGTCGGGTTCAATGTGGATGCCTATATCAAAACGTTCAACAATTCTAATTTCAACGGTGCCATGCTGACATCCATCACTCGAACCGTATTGGGTACGACGATCAGTATGTTTATTCTTACCTGTGCAGGATATGCCCTGTCCAAGGAATTCAGGGGACGCAACGTGCTCATGTGGTTTTTTATCTTTACCATGCTCTTCTCGGGGGGATTGATACCTTCTTACATATTGATCACAGCCCTTGGTTTAAAGGATACCATCTGGGCTCTTGTGTTACCGGGAGCTTTCGGTGCTTATAATTTGATTCTTCTCGTCAATTTTTTCAAAACGATTCCCAAAGCCCTGGAAGAAGCAGCTTTCATTGACGGAGCGTCCTTTTTCGTAATTCTTAGCAAAATATATTTACCATTATCTCTGCCTGGCATAGCGACAGTATCCTTGTTCATTATGGTAGGGCACTGGAACTCCTGGTTTGACGGGATTTTGTACATGTCCGATGCAAGTAAGTATCCGCTGGCTTCATTCCTACAGACCGTTGTTGTGCAGAGCAATATGCAGAATATGGCGATGAGCCAGTCTGAAGTGGCAGCCATGTCGGAGCAAAGCATCAAAGCAGCCCAAATTTTTGTCAGCACGCTACCGATCATTTTGGTCTATCCTTTTTTACAACGTTATTTCGTGAAGGGAATTGTACTAGGAGCCGTCAAAGAATAG
- a CDS encoding sugar ABC transporter permease produces the protein MKKSWPLYVLCIPAFVFVCIFSYGPMVGLLMAFQDYKPWLGITGSRWIGLDNFERIFQYKEATQAIVNTLIIAVSKIIVGIIVPIVMAILLSEIRNMGIKKSVQTLVYLPHFLSWVTVAGLMIDILGLDGGINHILTQIFGNDPIYFLGDPDLFRFTVVISDVWKSFGFGMIVYLATIAGINPSYYEAAEIDGATRRQQIRYVTLPSMLPMIIVISTLSLGNILDAGFDQVFNLYNPLVYSTGDIIDTYVYRSSLLNGQYGFGTAVGLFKSGISLILIVVSYRLAYKYANYKIF, from the coding sequence ATTAAGAAAAGCTGGCCTTTGTACGTACTTTGTATTCCCGCATTTGTGTTTGTCTGCATCTTTTCTTATGGCCCGATGGTAGGTTTACTCATGGCATTTCAGGACTACAAACCATGGCTGGGCATCACAGGTTCACGGTGGATCGGGTTAGATAATTTCGAACGAATTTTCCAGTACAAAGAAGCCACACAAGCGATCGTTAATACGTTAATTATCGCCGTTTCTAAAATTATCGTTGGTATTATCGTTCCAATCGTCATGGCTATTCTGCTGAGTGAGATCCGAAATATGGGCATTAAGAAAAGTGTTCAGACACTGGTGTATCTGCCGCATTTCTTGTCCTGGGTAACGGTCGCGGGGTTGATGATCGACATTCTGGGGCTAGACGGAGGGATCAATCACATCTTGACCCAGATTTTCGGGAACGATCCCATTTACTTCTTGGGTGATCCTGATCTGTTTCGATTCACAGTTGTGATCAGCGATGTATGGAAGAGCTTTGGCTTTGGCATGATTGTTTATCTGGCGACCATTGCGGGAATTAATCCATCTTATTACGAAGCGGCCGAGATCGATGGTGCCACACGCCGGCAGCAAATTCGATACGTCACTTTGCCTAGCATGTTGCCCATGATCATCGTCATTTCTACATTGAGTCTGGGAAATATTCTGGACGCGGGTTTTGATCAGGTCTTCAATCTGTACAATCCGCTTGTCTACAGTACGGGAGATATTATTGACACCTATGTTTACCGTTCATCCTTGTTAAACGGGCAATACGGCTTCGGGACAGCTGTAGGACTGTTCAAATCGGGGATTAGCTTGATCTTGATCGTTGTCTCTTACAGGCTGGCCTATAAGTATGCCAATTACAAAATATTCTAA
- a CDS encoding discoidin domain-containing protein has protein sequence MIKGKSWMAIVIALMLLTVHLTSSAQTVHAAAGEETKIAATLFVLKNESEVSNAKIHWAPVQGATAYELYRSENNAPYTLLQTLTGTTTDDYELNIGNTYKYQVKAYGGTSLLTSAVSPEYTPYSLPEDLTTFDNTTQSTLMLPNELKVGDTYYRFNFVQKSSGGFGEMIQQTSTDDITYGNDKVVLSYTDHPDLANSKFEGINILYHAPTNKFVFWAHYENSTDYTLARVSVASATPGEDFTFHKSFRPEGNQSRDISIFKDDDDSAYLISTANNNSDTILYKLTSDWLDVDHQVSVIYQNQHRELPKMIKKDGIYYLFSSQAAGWYPSIPLYSSATSIDGDWSELRTIGNTSTFSAQSGSVMRVKPDTGNNVVMVAYRWMFGWAGTQNGTTEERLLPVWFSDGYAFYDYFDQVLYNTSDDVVVPVQNGKLLSQGKPATAQTATGTNPASYANDGNYQTEWVGTGSSWPHWWKVDLGSVQQLNNVQISWWMQKGSEGYYKYKIETSTDNVNWTVALDRTNNTSYGFTSDTLSSTAARYVRINMQNAALHNNPNNWYTPRLWEVKVFGSETN, from the coding sequence ATGATCAAAGGTAAATCGTGGATGGCTATCGTCATTGCATTGATGTTGTTAACAGTGCATTTAACATCCTCAGCTCAAACCGTTCACGCTGCTGCTGGTGAAGAGACCAAGATCGCCGCAACACTGTTTGTCCTGAAGAATGAATCCGAAGTATCCAATGCCAAAATTCATTGGGCACCTGTCCAGGGAGCGACTGCATACGAGTTATACAGATCAGAGAACAATGCGCCTTATACGTTATTACAGACCTTAACAGGTACAACGACGGATGATTATGAACTCAATATAGGCAACACATACAAGTATCAAGTGAAGGCATATGGCGGAACTTCCTTGTTAACCTCCGCTGTCTCGCCAGAATATACCCCTTACAGCCTTCCAGAGGACCTCACAACTTTTGATAACACAACGCAATCAACGCTTATGCTCCCGAATGAACTTAAAGTTGGAGACACCTACTACAGATTTAATTTCGTGCAAAAGTCATCAGGCGGTTTTGGCGAAATGATTCAACAGACATCAACGGATGACATCACATACGGTAACGACAAAGTGGTCCTGTCCTACACGGATCATCCCGATCTGGCGAATTCAAAATTTGAGGGGATCAATATCCTCTACCATGCGCCAACGAACAAGTTTGTTTTTTGGGCTCACTATGAAAACAGTACAGACTACACGCTTGCCAGAGTATCGGTGGCTTCAGCCACGCCTGGAGAAGACTTTACATTTCACAAAAGCTTTCGGCCGGAAGGGAACCAATCCCGGGATATCTCCATTTTCAAAGATGATGATGATTCGGCGTATCTAATCTCTACGGCCAATAATAATTCGGACACCATCCTATATAAGTTGACCTCCGATTGGCTGGATGTGGATCATCAAGTTTCAGTTATCTATCAAAATCAACACAGGGAACTGCCCAAGATGATCAAAAAAGATGGCATTTATTATTTGTTCTCTTCCCAAGCGGCAGGTTGGTATCCGAGTATCCCCCTGTATTCATCAGCAACAAGCATAGACGGAGATTGGTCTGAATTACGGACGATTGGTAACACGTCAACCTTCTCGGCGCAGTCGGGTTCCGTCATGCGGGTGAAGCCAGATACGGGCAACAACGTGGTTATGGTTGCATATCGTTGGATGTTCGGCTGGGCAGGCACGCAAAATGGAACAACGGAGGAACGACTGCTTCCCGTTTGGTTCTCTGATGGTTACGCATTTTATGATTATTTTGATCAAGTCCTGTACAACACAAGCGATGATGTTGTCGTTCCCGTTCAGAATGGAAAACTGCTGTCGCAAGGTAAACCTGCAACAGCCCAAACGGCTACTGGAACAAACCCGGCAAGTTATGCTAATGATGGTAACTATCAAACTGAATGGGTCGGCACAGGCAGTTCTTGGCCACATTGGTGGAAGGTCGATCTCGGCTCCGTTCAACAGTTAAATAATGTGCAAATCTCCTGGTGGATGCAAAAAGGCTCCGAAGGTTATTACAAATATAAAATAGAGACCAGTACGGATAATGTAAACTGGACCGTGGCATTGGATCGAACCAATAATACATCTTACGGTTTCACATCAGATACGCTATCGAGCACTGCTGCCAGGTATGTACGAATTAATATGCAAAATGCGGCACTTCATAACAACCCCAACAATTGGTACACGCCAAGACTTTGGGAAGTGAAGGTATTTGGATCGGAGACCAATTAA
- a CDS encoding family 43 glycosylhydrolase: MNNQLTNGGIWNDSSGNPIHAHGGHMLFHDDYYYWYGEDRRDDIYVSCYRSKDLFNWEFRNHILRTSTPAAPIRVRTNLALVNDKGGKVNLERPKVLFNAVTKKFVLWAHYENGNNYNDAACAIATSDSPDSHFVYHGSFNPYGYMSRDCTLFQDDDGKAYFISAARDNADLHIYRLQEDYLNVESLVGKLWQGEYREAPAVFKRKGKYYMVTSFCTGWAPNQGKYAMADTMDGPWGMLSDFGDETTYRTQPAFVLKRSEEEYLYFSDRWNGSDYFQSSYVVLPIEFNGDIPILNDYSTLSLREDAHLIHFER, from the coding sequence GTGAATAATCAATTAACCAATGGTGGCATCTGGAATGATTCAAGCGGTAATCCAATCCATGCTCATGGTGGACATATGTTATTCCATGATGACTATTATTACTGGTATGGCGAAGATCGGAGAGACGATATTTATGTGAGTTGTTACCGTTCCAAAGATCTATTCAACTGGGAGTTTCGGAATCATATCCTGAGGACATCTACGCCAGCTGCCCCCATTCGAGTTCGGACGAATCTGGCATTAGTGAATGACAAAGGCGGAAAGGTAAATCTCGAACGGCCTAAAGTTCTGTTCAACGCGGTGACAAAAAAGTTTGTACTCTGGGCTCACTATGAGAATGGTAACAATTACAACGATGCCGCATGCGCCATTGCCACATCGGATTCTCCAGATAGTCATTTCGTGTATCATGGCAGCTTTAATCCGTACGGGTACATGTCGCGTGACTGCACTCTCTTTCAGGACGATGACGGGAAGGCATATTTTATTTCGGCTGCCAGAGACAATGCGGACCTGCACATCTATCGTCTGCAGGAGGATTACCTTAATGTCGAAAGTCTTGTCGGAAAGCTGTGGCAAGGGGAATATCGGGAGGCACCAGCTGTCTTCAAACGAAAAGGGAAGTATTATATGGTGACCTCATTTTGCACGGGTTGGGCTCCCAATCAAGGGAAATACGCGATGGCTGATACGATGGATGGTCCATGGGGGATGCTCAGCGATTTTGGCGATGAAACGACTTACCGAACGCAACCAGCATTTGTGCTGAAGCGGTCAGAAGAGGAGTACCTATACTTTTCGGATCGCTGGAACGGATCGGATTATTTTCAGTCCAGTTATGTGGTCCTGCCCATTGAGTTCAATGGGGACATTCCGATTCTAAATGATTATTCCACATTATCTTTGCGAGAGGACGCACATCTGATTCATTTTGAACGATAA